The following are encoded together in the Nyctibius grandis isolate bNycGra1 chromosome 5, bNycGra1.pri, whole genome shotgun sequence genome:
- the LOC137663809 gene encoding cyclin-dependent kinase inhibitor 1-like has translation MESLLYTLAGERHRGEKMEQRPGKTTHARRNLFGPVDHEQLQQDFQHMLRSSIEGAQQKWNFNFLWDTPVEGLLQWEELRGHEVPAFYHSCVVGDARRPLQHLNWPLGRENKSHHFAQVALTEKPKTSKKTESKRILEGKKRRQTSLTDYYSAKKQVKMNVQAAAKKSTS, from the exons GGAGTCGCTGCTGTATACGCTTGCGGGAGAGCGGCACAGGGGAGAAAAGATGGAGCAGAGGCCAGGCAAGACGACCCATGCTCGGAGGAACCTCTTTGGCCCCGTAGACCacgagcagctgcagcaggacttCCAGCACATGCTGCGCAGCAGCATCGAGGGGGCCCAGCAGAAGTGGAACTTCAATTTCCTCTGGGACACACCAGTGGAGGGGCTTCTGCAGTGGGAAGAGCTCAGGGGCCATGAGGTGCCTGCTTTCTACCACAGCTGCGTAGTGGGTGATGCTCGGAGACCACTGCAGCACTTGAACTGgcccctgggcagggagaaCAAGAGTCACCACTTTGCTCAGGTGGCACTGACTGAGAAACCCAAAACTTCcaagaaaacagagagcaagaggatcttggaagggaagaaaagaagacagacatCTTTGACAG ATTACTACTCGGCAAAGAAGCAAGTCAAAATGAACGTACAAGCTGCTGCAAAGAAGTCAACTTCTTGA